In the Trinickia acidisoli genome, CACGACGCAAGATCCTCACTGAAAACCTGTCGGCCGAGCTCGATCGCGCAGCGCGCGGCATCCATCGAATCGCGCGGGAGCACTCGGCCAGCCGCGATTTCACGTTCACGGCGATCCGTCGCGCCCTGGCCGAATTGGCCATCCACTTTCCCGTCTATCGGATGTATCCGCACAACGGCACGCGTACGGCCGCCGACGAAGCCTACTTCCGCCAAGCGCTCGAAGGCGCGCGCCGGACGATGGCGCGCGGCGATCATGCGGTCTTGGCATACGTCGCGGCGTCGCTCGGCGGCGACGGCCACGATGGTCGCGACGTGCGCAACAACCGCGCCAGCGAGCCGCGCTCGGCAGCCGGCATCGTACCCGCCCGCGAACGGCGCGCGGCGGCCACGCTGTTTGCCCAGGTGACCGCGCCGTTGGCGGCGAAGGCGCTCGAAGACACCGTCTTCTACCGCTACGGGCGCTTGCTCTCGCGCAACGAAGTCGGCGCGGATCCCGACGAATTCGCACTCGATGCGCACGCCTTTCACGCCGCCAACCTTGAACGCGCGCGGCGCCTTCCGCATGCGCTCGTCGCGACGGCCACGCACGATCACAAGCGCGGCGAAGACGTGCGGGCGCGCCTTGCCGTGTTGAGCGAAATCGCGGACGAGTGGACGGCAAAACTGCGCGCCTGGTCAACGCTGAACGCGCCGCATCGGCGCGCGTTCGACCCAGCCGCCGAGGCCATGCTGTATCAAACCTTGGTCGGCGCGTGGCCATACGAGCTCGACTGCGCCGACGCGGAGGGTGTTCGAGCATTCGCCGAGCGCGTCGCGCAATGGCAATTGAAGGCATCGCGGGAAGCGAAGCTGCAAACGAGTTGGCACGCCTGCGACGAAGCGTACGAAGCGGCCTCGCGCGCGTTTCTCTTCGATATCCTGGCGCCCCAACGGCGCGAAGGCTTTCTGCGCGAACTGTCCTCGTTCGTGGCGCGCATCGGGCGTGCCGGCGCGATCAACGGTTTGTCGCAAGCCCTATTGCGCATGACGTGCCCAGGCGTGCCCGACCTTTACCAAGGCACGGAGCTTTGGGATTTCAGCCTCGTCGACCCGGACAACCGGCGGCCCGTCGATTTCGACCAACGACGCGCGTGGCTCGTCGACACCCCGCCGAGCGAACAGTTGCAGAACTGGCGCGACGGCCGCGTCAAACTCGGCCTCGTGCATCGGGCGCTGACGTTGCGTGCGGTCTCGCCGGCGCTCTTTCTCGAAGGCTCGTACGTCCCGCTGGCGATATCAGGCGTTCACGCCGGGCATGCGATCGCTTTCGCAAGGCAACATGGCGACGCTTACGCCATCGTCATCGCAACGCGGCTCGCATCGTCGCTGATCTCGGCGTCGGGCGATGTCCCGCTCGTCGATCCGGCGGTCTGGGAAGATACGTCGATCGCGTTGCCGCCCGCGCTGGCGGGACGCGCGTTGTTCGACTGCTTGAGTCCCGCGGCGCCCAAAGCCGACGGCGCGGGCAGGCTCTATCTGTGCGACGCGTTGAGCGCGTTGCCGGTCGCGCTGCTCGTGGAGGAAGGCGTGCCGCGCGACTAGCTTGCCGCGCTTTCGCCGAACCGAGCCGAGTCCCGCGCTGATCGGCGCAGCGCTACTGCGCAGCGAGCGGGACGCGCAACAGAAGCGTCGACGGCTCCCCGTCGGCCAGCGCGCTTTGCTCGAACGTGCCGCCATGCGCCAATGCGACGCGCTGCACGAGCGCGAATACCCAGGCAATGCGCCCCGCCTCGCGCGGCTGTACCGCTTGGCTGCGCGCAAACGGCTCCAACGCGTGCTGCAGTTCCGTATCGGCCAACGCGGCGAAACGTGTCGTGAACGCGATTTCGATGCGCCAGAAGCCGGCGTCCAAATCGCTCTTCAGCGCGATCTGCGCGCCGGGCGCGCTCGCTTCGGCGGCAAAGACGAGCATGGTCCACAGCGCTTGCGCGAGACGCTCGCGATCGCCGTCGCAACGCTCCCCATCGAGCGACGACATGACAGTCACCGTCGCGCCGCGCGCCTCCACGAGCGCACGCCACGCATCCTCGAGTGCACGTTCGACGACGGCGCGAACCGGAAAGGATTCGCGCGCGAGCGGCAACGACTTCGTTTCCGCGCGCGTCTTGTCAACGGCATCTTCGAGCAGCTTCACTTGCTGCTCCACGCCCGAACGAATGCCCGCCAGCGCGCGCTGGGCCGATGCATCGGCGGTGTCCAGCTTGCGTTCGAGCACGTACGCCCAGCTATGAATCGCGTTGAGCGGACTGCGCAAATCGTGGGAGACGAGGGACAGGACATGATCGCGCATGAACAGCGCGACTTCGGCCCGCAGGTGCGCGAGACGTTCGTCGGATGCGGCAACGGCGTTGAAAGACGTCGACACGATCGCCCTCTTGGAAAGTCGCTCGGCTGTCCCGGCAGCGTCGCCGCAACGAGAGGGCAAGTGCCGCTCGTCACGTCGCAACGGCCCGTGACGCCATAAGCGTGTTGAGTAGACGGACATTATAGGCACCCCGGGCGGTGCAGCGCCTACAATGACGGTTTCATCTGAAATCGGAGCGTAACCATCATGACAATCGTGACCACCGAATCGGGATTGAAGTACGAGGATTTGACTGAAGGTACGGGTGCCGAGGCGGCCGCAGGCCGCACGGTCAGCGTCCACTACACGGGCTGGCTGGCCGACGGCCAGAAGTTCGATTCGAGCAAGGACCGCAATGATCCGTTCGCATTCGTACTCGGCGGCGCAATGGTCATCAAGGGCTGGGATGAAGGCGTGCAAGGCATGAAGGTCGGCGGCGTGCGGCGCTTGACGATTCCGCCGCAACTCGGCTACGGCGTGCGCGGCGCGGGCGGCGTCATTCCGCCGAATGCGACGCTCGTCTTCGAAGTCGAATTGCTCGAAGCTTGAGCGCATAGCCGAACGGCATACCGCATAACGATGAACGAGCACGCAATCGTATCGCCCGCCTTGGCGCTGCGCCACTACGGCGCCGTCAGCGCATGCGACGTGCATACGTTCCATCAGATCGTGCTCGGCGTGGACGGTGCGATGGAGATGGCCGTCGACGGTGTCGGCCATCGCATCGACGCGCGCCACGCTTGGCTGATTCCCGCCGGCGCGCGCCACGAGTACGCGGGCATCGGCGAGAACCGGCAGCTCGTGCTCGACGTACCGTGCGCTTCGTTGGCGCTGCCCGAGCGTTTTTTCTCGCGCGCGCTGCCGTTGACGATGAACGATGCGCTCGTCGGCATCGTGCACGATGCCGCTTCGTATGCCGCACGCATGGACCGGCTGGATGCGACGTCGGAAGCGGATCGCCGTGCAGTCGGTACGCTGGCTGATGCGCAGGACACGGCGCGCGCGGCAGGTTCGGCACATTCGGCACGCCGCTTGGCATGGGATACCGCGGCGCGCTTGGCGGTCTTGCTCGGCGACAGCATCGGCGTCGAAACGCCGGCCTCGGGGCTCGACTATGCGCGCATCGACAAATGGTTGCGCACGCATCTATCTGAGCCTCTGCGCGTCACCGATCTCGCCGCGCACTGCGGCCTCGGCGAACGCCGTTTCCATCAGCTCTTCGACGAGGCGTTCGGCACGACACCTCATCGTTATCTGCAGCGGCTTCGTCTCGACACGGCGCTCGCGCTGCTATGCGATCCGCGCCATACGTTAGCGGATGTCGCGCTGATGGTGGGTTTCGCCGATCAAAGCGCCTTCACGCATGCGTTCACGCCACGCTTCGGGCTCGCGCCCGGACAGTGGCGAGCGACGCGGATGCAGTAACATCTACCCCCGCAACCCCGGCGCCAGATCATCGCAAATGTCCTGCGCATCCTCGAGCCCGATCGCCATGCGCAGCAGCGCCTCGGTAATCCCCGCGGCGGCACGTGCCTCAGGCGTAATGCGGCTGTGCGTCGTCGAAGCCGGATGCGTGATCGTCGTGCGCGTGTCGCCAAGATTCGCCGTGATCGAGCACAGCTTGGTCCCGTCGATCACACGCCATGCGTTGGCACGCTGCTCTTCCGGCGTGTCGCCCACCACGTCGAACGCGAGCACCGAGCCACCCGAACGCTGCTGGCGCCGCGCGAGCTCGTACTGCGGATGCGATTCGAGCCCCGGGTAGTACACGCGCTTGACGCCCGGCTGCGCTTCAAGCCAGCGCGCAACGTGCAAAGCACTGGCCGAATGACGCTCGGCCCGCAACGAGAGCGTCTCGAGCCCCTTCAGCAGAACCCACGCATTGAACGCCGAGAGCGTCGGCCCCGCCGTACGCACGAACGGAAACACCTTATCCATGATGAACGCGCGCGAGCCGACGAGCGCGCCGCCGAGCACACGCCCTTGGCCGTCGATGAGCTTCGTCGCCGAATGCATCACGACGTCGGCGCCAAGCTTCAACGGCTGCTGCACGGCCGGGCTGCAAAACGAGTTGTCGACGACGAACAATGCGCCGGCCGCTTTCGCGATCTTGCCGATGGCTTCGATGTCGCACAGCTCGGTCAGTGGATTGGACGGCGTCTCGACGAAGAACAGCTTCGTTTCGGGCCGCACGGCCCCGCGCCACGCGTCGAAATCGTTCGGATCGACATAGGTCGTCGCGATACCGAACCGGCCGAAGATCTGCGAGAACATGCCGAGTGTCGAGCCGAACAACGCACGCGAGCTGACGATGTGGTCGCCGGCCTGCAGCGCCGCCATCACCACCGACAAAATCGCGCTCATGCCCGATGCCGTCGCGATGCACGCCTCGCCGCCCTCGAGCGCCGCCAGACGCTCTTGAAACATCGTAACGGTGGGGTTCGTGAAGCGCGAGTACGTGTAGTACTCCTCGGAATGCTTGAATCGCTCGGCTGCTTCGGCTGCGCTCGTAAAGCAAAAGCTCGACGTGAGAAAGAGCGCTTCCGAGTGCTCGTTGTAGTCGGTCCGCAGCGTGCCCGTGCGCACCGCGAGCGTATCGAAATTCAAAGAGTCGTCCATAGTCCTGATGCCTTAGGCGTTCGACGCCGTCCCTAAGCCAGCAACCGCACAAACGGCGGCCAGCAAAAAGCCCGCTTCGCGTCGGCAAAAGCGGGCTTCGTGTGCGGGGCCGTTTCGGCGTCGGACGGCGTGGCCGCCGTCCTTCGCTTTAGCTGTTTTGGGTCGCCCCGCGTCCGCAAGCTGAATTCAAATCGACGCTGAGCGGCATAGTAGCACGCCAGCCCCGGCGCGTGCGCGCTGGAACCCAACGCGCCGTGCCTTATTCGACCGACAACTGCAGATGAAGCTGCGAGCGCGTCACCGTGCCGTCTACGACATCGCCCGCGAAATCGCGCTCCGACTGCGATTGCGGCGAAAGCCGCGCACGCTCGATCGCGTCGAGGTACTGCGAAGTGATGTCGCCGGTGATGTAGTCGCCATCGAAGCACGACGCCTCGAAGTGCGACAGCGCGGGATTGATGTCGTTCACGGCTTGCTTGAGCGCGTCGACGTCCTGATAGACGAGATGATCGGCGCCGATGATCTTGGCGACGTCTTCATCGGTACGGCCGTAGGCAACGAGCTCGCTACGCGTCGGCATATCGATGCCGTACACGTTCGGGAATTTCACGGGCGGCGCCGCCGACGCGAAGATCACGCGCTTCGCGCCCGCATCGCGCGCCATCTGCACGATCTCGTGCGAGGTCGTGCCGCGCACGATCGAATCGTCGACGATCAATACGTTTTTGTCCTTGAACTCGATCGTCATCGCATTGAGCTTCTGACGGACCGATTTCTTGCGCACCGCCTGCCCCGGCATGATGAACGTGCGGCCTACGTAGCGGTTCTTGAAGAACCCTTCGCGATATTCGACGCCGAGCTTGGCCGCCACTTGCATCGCCGCCGGGCGCGACGAATCGGGAATCGGCATGACGACGTCGATAGGCACGCCGGGCAGCACGCGCTTGATCTTCTCCGCGAGGTAATCGCCCATGCGCAAGCGCACGTTGTAGACGGAAACGCCGTCGAGCACCGAATCGGGACGCGCGAGATAAACGTATTCGAAGATGCAGGGGTTCAGGCTCGGCGTATCGGCGCACTGCTGGCTGTGCAGATGCCCTTCGTTGTCGATGAAGATCGCTTCGCCGGGCGCCACGTCGCGCACGAAATCGAAGCCGATCCCCTCGACGGCCACCGATTCCGACGCGACGATCCACTCGACGCCGTGCTCCGTTTCATGTTTGCCGATGCAAAGCGGGCGAATGCCGAACGGATCGCGGAACGCGAGCAACCCATAACCGGCGATCAGCGAAACGATCGCGTACGAACCGCGCACGCGGCGATGCACACCGGCAACGGCCTTGAACACCGTAGTGGGTTCGAGTTGCAGCCCCGAACTGGCCAATTGCATCTCGTGCGCGAGCACGTTGAGCAGCACCTCGGTATCCGAATCCGTGTTCACGTGGCGACGATCGATGCGGAACATCTCGTCTTTGAGCTGCTGCCAGTTCGTGAGATTGCCGTTATGCGCGAGGATGATGCCGAACGGCGCGTTCACGTAGAACGGTTGCGCTTCCTCTTCGCTCGACGCCGAGCCGGCCGTCGGATAGCGTACCTGGCCGATGCCCATGGTACCGGGCAAGCTGCGCATGTTACGCGTGCGGAATACGTCGCGCACCATGCCGTTGGCCTTGTGCATGTGGAATGTGCTGCCGTTCGCTGTCGCGATGCCGGCTGCGTCCTGGCCTCGATGCTGCAATAGCAGGAGGCTGTCGTAAAGCAACTGATTGACCGGGGAATGGGAGACTACGCCTACGATGCCGCACATGGCAGGGTCCTTCAAGGATACGAAAACATGGGCGCCGGCCGTGCGGCCGACACACGCGCCTCACACGCGAACGTACGCGGCAAGCGCGGGCGGAAGCAGAGGCTTCAAATCACGCACGCCCTGCTCGGCATAAGGCCGCAGCAGCGCGTTGCGCCAAAATTCTTGCTTCGGCAACTCGGTCAGACCTGCCAGCGCCACGAGCAGCAGCACGCATACCACGCCGCGCACGATGCCGAACAACAAACCGAGCGACCGATCCACACCGCCAAGACCGGTAACGACAACGAGCCGCGCGATCAAGGCGTTGACGACACTCGCGACGAGCACGACACCGACCATGATCGCTGCGAAGGCCAGCAGCCACTGCGTCAGCGCGCCGCCGGGCCAGTCGCTTGGAATATAGGGCACCAGAAGCTGCACGTAGCGGCAGGCCACAAAAAAAGCCACGACCCAGCCGATCAATCCGAATACTTCCGACAATAAGCCGCGCCACGCGCCGCGCAGGGCCGATAGGCCGATGACGGCGAGC is a window encoding:
- the treY gene encoding malto-oligosyltrehalose synthase, with product MTVPRSTLRLQLHRGFTFDDALAHVDYFAALGVSHLYLSPITTAMPGSLHGYDTIDYTHVNPELGGEAGLLRLADAAHARQMGLIADIVPNHMGIASSHNAWWLDILEWGRHGTHARYFDVDWHSPDPALRGKVLAPCLGAPYGDELAAGRIMLSFDAAQGRFFACYGEHRFPICPVDYPLILRSAAHAEHPELTALAERFDGLTVQPEQRPRAQAALDALRAFVSANGAQAFDAALAAYCPSHHASRERLHRLLERQFFRLAWWRTAADEVNWRRFFDIGTLAAMRTERAEVFDTVHALVLRLFAQGVIDGVRIDHVDGLVDPREYCQRLREKLAERESERPPQLDGSRAYVVVEKILARGEALPADWGVDGTTGYDFMNDVGALLHDPQGRAPLTAAWAELSGSSETFADLVCDARRKILTENLSAELDRAARGIHRIAREHSASRDFTFTAIRRALAELAIHFPVYRMYPHNGTRTAADEAYFRQALEGARRTMARGDHAVLAYVAASLGGDGHDGRDVRNNRASEPRSAAGIVPARERRAAATLFAQVTAPLAAKALEDTVFYRYGRLLSRNEVGADPDEFALDAHAFHAANLERARRLPHALVATATHDHKRGEDVRARLAVLSEIADEWTAKLRAWSTLNAPHRRAFDPAAEAMLYQTLVGAWPYELDCADAEGVRAFAERVAQWQLKASREAKLQTSWHACDEAYEAASRAFLFDILAPQRREGFLRELSSFVARIGRAGAINGLSQALLRMTCPGVPDLYQGTELWDFSLVDPDNRRPVDFDQRRAWLVDTPPSEQLQNWRDGRVKLGLVHRALTLRAVSPALFLEGSYVPLAISGVHAGHAIAFARQHGDAYAIVIATRLASSLISASGDVPLVDPAVWEDTSIALPPALAGRALFDCLSPAAPKADGAGRLYLCDALSALPVALLVEEGVPRD
- a CDS encoding sensor histidine kinase, which translates into the protein MSTSFNAVAASDERLAHLRAEVALFMRDHVLSLVSHDLRSPLNAIHSWAYVLERKLDTADASAQRALAGIRSGVEQQVKLLEDAVDKTRAETKSLPLARESFPVRAVVERALEDAWRALVEARGATVTVMSSLDGERCDGDRERLAQALWTMLVFAAEASAPGAQIALKSDLDAGFWRIEIAFTTRFAALADTELQHALEPFARSQAVQPREAGRIAWVFALVQRVALAHGGTFEQSALADGEPSTLLLRVPLAAQ
- a CDS encoding FKBP-type peptidyl-prolyl cis-trans isomerase; the encoded protein is MTIVTTESGLKYEDLTEGTGAEAAAGRTVSVHYTGWLADGQKFDSSKDRNDPFAFVLGGAMVIKGWDEGVQGMKVGGVRRLTIPPQLGYGVRGAGGVIPPNATLVFEVELLEA
- a CDS encoding helix-turn-helix transcriptional regulator translates to MNEHAIVSPALALRHYGAVSACDVHTFHQIVLGVDGAMEMAVDGVGHRIDARHAWLIPAGARHEYAGIGENRQLVLDVPCASLALPERFFSRALPLTMNDALVGIVHDAASYAARMDRLDATSEADRRAVGTLADAQDTARAAGSAHSARRLAWDTAARLAVLLGDSIGVETPASGLDYARIDKWLRTHLSEPLRVTDLAAHCGLGERRFHQLFDEAFGTTPHRYLQRLRLDTALALLCDPRHTLADVALMVGFADQSAFTHAFTPRFGLAPGQWRATRMQ
- a CDS encoding O-succinylhomoserine sulfhydrylase; the protein is MDDSLNFDTLAVRTGTLRTDYNEHSEALFLTSSFCFTSAAEAAERFKHSEEYYTYSRFTNPTVTMFQERLAALEGGEACIATASGMSAILSVVMAALQAGDHIVSSRALFGSTLGMFSQIFGRFGIATTYVDPNDFDAWRGAVRPETKLFFVETPSNPLTELCDIEAIGKIAKAAGALFVVDNSFCSPAVQQPLKLGADVVMHSATKLIDGQGRVLGGALVGSRAFIMDKVFPFVRTAGPTLSAFNAWVLLKGLETLSLRAERHSASALHVARWLEAQPGVKRVYYPGLESHPQYELARRQQRSGGSVLAFDVVGDTPEEQRANAWRVIDGTKLCSITANLGDTRTTITHPASTTHSRITPEARAAAGITEALLRMAIGLEDAQDICDDLAPGLRG
- the purF gene encoding amidophosphoribosyltransferase; the protein is MCGIVGVVSHSPVNQLLYDSLLLLQHRGQDAAGIATANGSTFHMHKANGMVRDVFRTRNMRSLPGTMGIGQVRYPTAGSASSEEEAQPFYVNAPFGIILAHNGNLTNWQQLKDEMFRIDRRHVNTDSDTEVLLNVLAHEMQLASSGLQLEPTTVFKAVAGVHRRVRGSYAIVSLIAGYGLLAFRDPFGIRPLCIGKHETEHGVEWIVASESVAVEGIGFDFVRDVAPGEAIFIDNEGHLHSQQCADTPSLNPCIFEYVYLARPDSVLDGVSVYNVRLRMGDYLAEKIKRVLPGVPIDVVMPIPDSSRPAAMQVAAKLGVEYREGFFKNRYVGRTFIMPGQAVRKKSVRQKLNAMTIEFKDKNVLIVDDSIVRGTTSHEIVQMARDAGAKRVIFASAAPPVKFPNVYGIDMPTRSELVAYGRTDEDVAKIIGADHLVYQDVDALKQAVNDINPALSHFEASCFDGDYITGDITSQYLDAIERARLSPQSQSERDFAGDVVDGTVTRSQLHLQLSVE
- a CDS encoding CvpA family protein, whose translation is MLTAFDYAVLAVIGLSALRGAWRGLLSEVFGLIGWVVAFFVACRYVQLLVPYIPSDWPGGALTQWLLAFAAIMVGVVLVASVVNALIARLVVVTGLGGVDRSLGLLFGIVRGVVCVLLLVALAGLTELPKQEFWRNALLRPYAEQGVRDLKPLLPPALAAYVRV